The genomic stretch CCCTCGGTACACCCTTCACCCACACAAGATAAGTTTTCTCTACTTCATGGCTCGGATGTAGCAACCGATATGCAAAGTCTCCATCGTTTGTGAAGAGAAGGAGCCCCTCGGTTTCCAAGTCCAAGCGTCCAACAGGATAGATGGTATCGGGTAGATCCGCGACAAGTTCCATGACAGTAGGGCGCCCGCGTTCATCGCGGCGCGTCGTTAGACAGCCTGTGGGTTTATTCAGCATCAGATAGGTATGTTCTGCTAACGGTTCAACCTGTTTCCCTTCAAATTCGACAGTATCGATTCCAACTTCAATCGGGTGTCCCGGCACCAAAACAGGTTCGCCGTTGACAGTGACGAAACCGGCGTGGATGCTCTTTTTCACCGACCGCCGCGAGGCGATGCCTGAGGTAGCAATATACTTTTCAAGTCGCATCATTTTTCTATGTCCCAACCCTTTTCCGTTGCAATTTGCCGCAACTTTCGGTCCGGGTTGACAGCAACTGGATGTCCAAACAATTCCAGCTTGTAGGCATCTGTGTGATGATTTCCGTATGCGTAGGAACCACTCAGGTCAAATTCGTGTTCAGTTGCGATGTGTTGGGCAAGTTTCGCTTTGTTTTCTGCAAAAGGGTGAAGCCCGATACGTTGTCCCGTGAACTTTCCATCGACCACTTCCAATTCGTGAGCGACCATCATATCGGTTTGAAAATGCTCATGAAACGACTCAACGAGGAACGACAACGAACCTGACATAAGAATAACTGTTCGCCCTTCGGCACGATGAGCATGGATCAATTCGGAAATGTGAGGCGCGATGCTCGCACGCAGCCTCTCGACAAAACAGCGGCGTGCAATCTCATGGATGTGGTTTTCTTCTAAACCGCGGAGATAGATTTTGTTAGATTTCGCCACGGGTAAGGACTTAACCCTCAAAAAATTGGATGTCCATGCAAGTAAGTTCGGTAGGGGAATCTCACCGTGGTTCAGCAGATACGTCAGAAAGACCTGCTCTGAGGAGAGGCGGATGAGCGTGCCATCTAAGTCGAAGATAGCGCATGTTTTAGATGCTGTCATGTCGTCTGTTGCCCTAATGCGCGTCGATAGGCTTTAACAGCGGCTTCCATCCCGATATAGAGCGCATCCGCCATGAGATGGTGTCCGATGGAGACTTCAAGGAGTCCCGGTAATTTCTGCATCAAAGGTAGGTTTTCAAGATTCAGATCGTGCCCAGCGTTGACACCCAGCCCTAAATCCACTGCTTTTACTGCCGCATTTTCAAGCAACGCGAACTCGTGTTCGATCTCTGTTTTTGTTTCTGCCATTGCATAAGGTGCGGTATAAAGTTCGATTCGATCCGCCCCGATGTCACGTGTCCTTGCTATCTGTTGCGCATCGGTTCCACTAAATAGACTCACACGGATATCCGCATTTTTCAACGCTTTGATGATCGGTTTCAACGTATCTCCATCTTTGCGGATATCCCAGACGGTGTGGCTTGTTATTTCACCTGCGACAACCGGAACGAGCGTGCATTGTGTCGGTTTTATGCGTAGCACCATATTAATGAGGTCGGGTCTCGGGTCGCCTTCAATATTGTATTCAATGTTGGATGGCTCTTGCGTATTGATTTCTTTTAACCGTTCAGCGATGTTCTGTACATCTGCAGGGGTGATATGGCGCTGATCCTCGCGCGGATGCACAGTAATACCTTGCGCACCAGCGGCGACGCAGGTATCAACAGCGGTGAGAATATCCGGAATATCACCACCTCGAGAGTTTCGTAATGTTGCGATTTTATTTACATTCACACTTAATGCTATCATTTTTTCTCCATCAGCCTTTTACGGAAAAATCCCCAGTTGCATATAGGATTTCGCAATTTTATGGATGGCATTGATAAATGCCGCCGTCCGATAGTCCATGTCGTTTTCGTTGGTTTTGTGTTGCATACGGGTTTCACGTATCTCCTGATAGGCATTTATCATTGTGTCCTGAAGTCCAGAGTTCACCAAATCTTCCTCATCGGCGCCATGTATTAACGCACGTTCATCGTCTGAAAATGTATAGCCTGTTGCCTTTTCAACAGCACGGCGCATCGCGTGTTGGCTTTGGTCCTCAAACCGTTTACCGAGCCGCCCGAATTGGACATGCGACAAATTCCGAAGCCACTCGAAGTAAGAGACTGTGACACCACCGGCGTTGAGAAAAGTGTCCGGTATAATTAGAATCCCCCGTTTTTGGAAAATTTCATCAGCAGCGGGTGTTGTGGGTCCATTTGCAGCTTCGGCGATAATAGCGGCTTTGATTCGGGGTGCGTTTTCTACTGTGAGTTGATTTTCAAGCGCAGCCGGAATGAGAATATCACACGCTAATTCCAAACCATCGCTCGGATTCTCAATGCGTTCAGCACTCGGATACCCGCGAATTGATCCGGTTTCCGCACGATGCATGGCGACTTGTTCGACATCAAATCCCCGTGGGTCATAGATACCACCATTCCGCTCAATAATTCCGATGACGCGTGCATCCGCCTCCATCAGAAACTTAGCCGCATGGTAACCGACATTACCAAACCCTTGGACAATGACGCTTTTTCCGTGTAAACCGGGGGATAGCCCAAGCGGTTTCATATCCTCCGCGAAACTGCATGCCTCTTCTAAACCGAAGACGACACCGCGTCCAGTAGCACCTTTCCGCCCATGAATCCCGTTTTGTTCGATCGGTTTGCCTGTTACACACGCAATAGCATTAAGTTTGTCAGGTGCCATTGTGATATACGTATCCAGAATCCATGTCATTTCGGTTTCGCTGGTCCCGAAATCAGGTGCCGGGACGTCTATCCCGGGTCCAATGTAGTTTTTCTGGATGAGTTCATAAGTATACCGGCGAGTAATGCGTTCCAATTCGCTTTCGGAATATTCGCGTCTATCCAGTTGAATGCCACCCTTAGCACCCCCGAACGGCACGTCAACAATCGCGCACTTGTAGGTCATCAACGCCGCAAGTGCCATTATCTCGTCTTCGTTGACGAGCGTGCTGTATCGGATGCCACCTTTCGTTGGGAGGATGTGATGGCTATGCTCTGCTCGCCAGCCGTGGATGGTTTGAATAGTCCGGTCGTCCCGTTTTATTGGAAACGTGAAATGGCAGGAGCTATTACATATCTTTATCTGCTCTAAAAGCCCACGCGGATAGTCAGTGAATCGGGCAGCCTTGTCAAAATCCTGATTCACTTTCTGGAAAAACGAGAAACTTTCGGTTTCCATAATGCTCAACCTGAATGTAGTAACGGGCGAGGCACAGAGGCCTCGCCCTTTTATCCTACCGTTGCCGGATGAACTTTTGAAGACGTGCATCCGCTTGAACTTCGCCGACATAGATATCGCCGTGCGAATCCAACCAGATACCGTGTGGACATGCCATAAATTCACCGGGGACGCTACTGCCGCGTTCACTACCCCATCGAGACACAACCTCGCCATCCAGCGTCATAATTGTAATACGTTGATCCAGCTCAGCGATATAGACGAGTTCGTCCTCGCCAATATAGATTGTGTCTGGATGTGCCAGATCTCCCCATTCTTCAATGTACTCACCATCAAGGGTAAAGAACTGGATACGATTGTTTTCTCTATCGGCGACCATGAGTCTATTGCGTGGGTCAACTCTCACACAATGCGGG from Candidatus Poribacteria bacterium encodes the following:
- a CDS encoding rRNA pseudouridine synthase, which encodes MMRLEKYIATSGIASRRSVKKSIHAGFVTVNGEPVLVPGHPIEVGIDTVEFEGKQVEPLAEHTYLMLNKPTGCLTTRRDERGRPTVMELVADLPDTIYPVGRLDLETEGLLLFTNDGDFAYRLLHPSHEVEKTYLVWVKGVPRDDAVQRLRQGVTIPSGRTAPAKVKRLRVSKDGETAKFEVVIHEGKKRQVRLMFKAMGHPVIRLKRVRIGNLRLGNLPSGQYRLLTPDEISELMVV
- a CDS encoding HAD-IB family hydrolase, encoding MTASKTCAIFDLDGTLIRLSSEQVFLTYLLNHGEIPLPNLLAWTSNFLRVKSLPVAKSNKIYLRGLEENHIHEIARRCFVERLRASIAPHISELIHAHRAEGRTVILMSGSLSFLVESFHEHFQTDMMVAHELEVVDGKFTGQRIGLHPFAENKAKLAQHIATEHEFDLSGSYAYGNHHTDAYKLELFGHPVAVNPDRKLRQIATEKGWDIEK
- a CDS encoding pyridoxine 5'-phosphate synthase yields the protein MIALSVNVNKIATLRNSRGGDIPDILTAVDTCVAAGAQGITVHPREDQRHITPADVQNIAERLKEINTQEPSNIEYNIEGDPRPDLINMVLRIKPTQCTLVPVVAGEITSHTVWDIRKDGDTLKPIIKALKNADIRVSLFSGTDAQQIARTRDIGADRIELYTAPYAMAETKTEIEHEFALLENAAVKAVDLGLGVNAGHDLNLENLPLMQKLPGLLEVSIGHHLMADALYIGMEAAVKAYRRALGQQTT
- a CDS encoding Glu/Leu/Phe/Val dehydrogenase, with translation METESFSFFQKVNQDFDKAARFTDYPRGLLEQIKICNSSCHFTFPIKRDDRTIQTIHGWRAEHSHHILPTKGGIRYSTLVNEDEIMALAALMTYKCAIVDVPFGGAKGGIQLDRREYSESELERITRRYTYELIQKNYIGPGIDVPAPDFGTSETEMTWILDTYITMAPDKLNAIACVTGKPIEQNGIHGRKGATGRGVVFGLEEACSFAEDMKPLGLSPGLHGKSVIVQGFGNVGYHAAKFLMEADARVIGIIERNGGIYDPRGFDVEQVAMHRAETGSIRGYPSAERIENPSDGLELACDILIPAALENQLTVENAPRIKAAIIAEAANGPTTPAADEIFQKRGILIIPDTFLNAGGVTVSYFEWLRNLSHVQFGRLGKRFEDQSQHAMRRAVEKATGYTFSDDERALIHGADEEDLVNSGLQDTMINAYQEIRETRMQHKTNENDMDYRTAAFINAIHKIAKSYMQLGIFP